From a region of the Zonotrichia albicollis isolate bZonAlb1 chromosome 5, bZonAlb1.hap1, whole genome shotgun sequence genome:
- the TDO2 gene encoding tryptophan 2,3-dioxygenase isoform X1 yields the protein MSQCPFAGKNYLFNFSKLSLEDENNDKSQEGINKASKGGLIYGEYLQLNKILNAQELESEKKGKKIHDEHLFIVTHQAYELWFKQILWEMDSVRVIFQNGHVRDERNMLKVITRMNRISLILKLLVEQFSVLETMTALDFFDFRYYLSPASGFQSLQFRLLENKIGVPQSLRVPYNRRHYRDNFKGQDHELLLQSEQEPTLLQLVEAWLERTPGLDSEEFDFWGQFEENVLKGLEEEFALIQAKAESEEKDDLLSEFQKQRDILLSLFDEKRHEHLLSKGERRLSYKALKGALMIYFYREEPRFQVPFQLLTSLMDLDVLMTKWRYNHVCLVHRMIGGKAGTGGSSGYHYLRSTVSDRYKVFVDLFNLSTFLVPRHWIPKMNPSIHKFLYTAEYCDSSYFSSDDSD from the exons ATGAGCCAGTGCCCCTTTGCGGGGAAGAATTACCT ATTTAATTTTAGCAAGCTATCTTTGGAGGATGAAAATAACGACAAATCTCAAGAAGGCATAAATAAAGCCAGCAAAGGTGGGCTTATCTATGGAGAATACCTACAA CTGAACAAAATATTGAATGCTCAAGAACTTGAGAgtgagaagaaagggaaaaaaatccatgatGAGCATCTTTTCATTGTGACACATCAAG CATATGAACTTTGGTTTAAACAGATTTTGTGGGAAATGGACTCTGTGCGAGTGATCTTTCAAAATGGTCAT gtaaGAGATGAGAGGAACATGCTGAAGGTTATTACTCGAATGAACAGAATTTCACTGATTCTGAAATTACTTGTGGAACAGTTCTCAGTTTTGGAAACTATGACTGCATTAGACTTCTTTGATTTCAG GTACTACCTAAGCCCAGCCTCAGGGTTTCAGAGCCTGCAGTTTCGCTTGCTGGAGAACAAGATTGGAGTTCCCCAAAGCCTGAGAGTGCCTTATAACAGAAGGCATTACCGTGATAACTTCAAGGGACAGGATCATGAACTGCTGCTTCAATCAGAGCAAGAACCAACACTACTGCAACTTGTGGAG GCATGGCTGGAAAGAACTCCGGGACTTGACTCAGAAGAATTTGATTTCTGGGGACAATTTGAAGAGAATGTTTTAAAAGGCCTAGAAGAGGAATTTGCCTTGATACAG GCCAAAGCAGAATCAGAAGAAAAAGATGACTTACTGTCTGAATTTCAAAAGCAGAGAGACATATTACTTTCATTGTTTGATGAAAAACGCCATGAACATCTGCTCAGTAAAG GGGAGAGGAGACTGTCCTACAAAGCACTGAAGGGGGCCTTGATGATCTACTTCTACAG GGAGGAGCCTCGTTTCCAGGTTCCATTTCAGCTTCTTACCTCCCTTATGGATCTCGATGTGCTCATGACTAAATGGAGAT ATAACCACGTCTGCTTGGTGCACAGAATGATTGGTGGCAAGGCTGGCACTGGAGGCTCATCAGGCTATCACTACTTGCGTTCCACAGTGAG TGACAGATACAAGGTGTTTGTGGATTTGTTCAATCTTTCAACATTTCTAGTGCCAAGACACTGGATACCAAAGATGAACCCAAGCATTCATAAATTCCTTTACACAGCAGA
- the TDO2 gene encoding tryptophan 2,3-dioxygenase isoform X2, with protein sequence MAPGLCFTGPHRFNFSKLSLEDENNDKSQEGINKASKGGLIYGEYLQLNKILNAQELESEKKGKKIHDEHLFIVTHQAYELWFKQILWEMDSVRVIFQNGHVRDERNMLKVITRMNRISLILKLLVEQFSVLETMTALDFFDFRYYLSPASGFQSLQFRLLENKIGVPQSLRVPYNRRHYRDNFKGQDHELLLQSEQEPTLLQLVEAWLERTPGLDSEEFDFWGQFEENVLKGLEEEFALIQAKAESEEKDDLLSEFQKQRDILLSLFDEKRHEHLLSKGERRLSYKALKGALMIYFYREEPRFQVPFQLLTSLMDLDVLMTKWRYNHVCLVHRMIGGKAGTGGSSGYHYLRSTVSDRYKVFVDLFNLSTFLVPRHWIPKMNPSIHKFLYTAEYCDSSYFSSDDSD encoded by the exons ATTTAATTTTAGCAAGCTATCTTTGGAGGATGAAAATAACGACAAATCTCAAGAAGGCATAAATAAAGCCAGCAAAGGTGGGCTTATCTATGGAGAATACCTACAA CTGAACAAAATATTGAATGCTCAAGAACTTGAGAgtgagaagaaagggaaaaaaatccatgatGAGCATCTTTTCATTGTGACACATCAAG CATATGAACTTTGGTTTAAACAGATTTTGTGGGAAATGGACTCTGTGCGAGTGATCTTTCAAAATGGTCAT gtaaGAGATGAGAGGAACATGCTGAAGGTTATTACTCGAATGAACAGAATTTCACTGATTCTGAAATTACTTGTGGAACAGTTCTCAGTTTTGGAAACTATGACTGCATTAGACTTCTTTGATTTCAG GTACTACCTAAGCCCAGCCTCAGGGTTTCAGAGCCTGCAGTTTCGCTTGCTGGAGAACAAGATTGGAGTTCCCCAAAGCCTGAGAGTGCCTTATAACAGAAGGCATTACCGTGATAACTTCAAGGGACAGGATCATGAACTGCTGCTTCAATCAGAGCAAGAACCAACACTACTGCAACTTGTGGAG GCATGGCTGGAAAGAACTCCGGGACTTGACTCAGAAGAATTTGATTTCTGGGGACAATTTGAAGAGAATGTTTTAAAAGGCCTAGAAGAGGAATTTGCCTTGATACAG GCCAAAGCAGAATCAGAAGAAAAAGATGACTTACTGTCTGAATTTCAAAAGCAGAGAGACATATTACTTTCATTGTTTGATGAAAAACGCCATGAACATCTGCTCAGTAAAG GGGAGAGGAGACTGTCCTACAAAGCACTGAAGGGGGCCTTGATGATCTACTTCTACAG GGAGGAGCCTCGTTTCCAGGTTCCATTTCAGCTTCTTACCTCCCTTATGGATCTCGATGTGCTCATGACTAAATGGAGAT ATAACCACGTCTGCTTGGTGCACAGAATGATTGGTGGCAAGGCTGGCACTGGAGGCTCATCAGGCTATCACTACTTGCGTTCCACAGTGAG TGACAGATACAAGGTGTTTGTGGATTTGTTCAATCTTTCAACATTTCTAGTGCCAAGACACTGGATACCAAAGATGAACCCAAGCATTCATAAATTCCTTTACACAGCAGA